In Mytilus edulis chromosome 4, xbMytEdul2.2, whole genome shotgun sequence, the following proteins share a genomic window:
- the LOC139521099 gene encoding SH3 domain-binding protein 2-like isoform X1 — MEEEEEDRITEPRFTIGAQDISTLNTTNHHGFLRYEGSLEKFVKRTVIFKPFFREAVKWRQRFVVLCEGCMYLYKDEYATSPLKAFSLADFTRIQRFQDNDRRTRMKFQLVPLNESSPQKFLTFCSSTDEERKVWFQKIRKEMDEAVHGSSHLQSDFDQDEYVSLETPVQVQPAHTYREPDKKQVKKSKNNEKKKKEKENKPNEKDNKSNEKDKNENTATAGRRPPPSPPEDDDEDDLSDYDTIPEEALVSRALPAVPPNVPKERTPRLVEPIKPKVPQKPQSNIKKLRYSRSEFEFNSSDRTQVEGILDEMSVGTFLVRKSRQDNQEVLSVKTDDGIKEYKIYNKQRGLSIDNKEQWFSSTEELLDHYSQKDIPNRVMTLSRAYSTTEDNDHL, encoded by the exons ATGGAAGAGGAGGAAGAAGATAGAATAACAGAGCCTCGTTTTACTATAG GTGCACAAGATATATCAACCCTTAACACTACCAATCATCATGGATTTCTACGTTATGAAGGAAGTTTAGAGAAATTTGTCAAAAGAACTGTTATTTTCAAACCATTTTTCAGAGAAGCAGTTAAAT GGAGACAGCGTTTTGTTGTTTTATGTGAAGGATGCATGTATTTATACAAAGACGAATATGCCACATCACCTCTTAAAGCCTTTTCTTTAGCAGACTTTACAAG GATCCAAAGGTTTCAAGACAACGACAGAAGAACAAGGATGAAGTTTCAACTCGTACCATTGAACGAGAGCTCACCTCAGAAATTCTTAACATTTTGCTCCTCAACTGATGAAGAAAGAAAG GTTTGGTTCCAAAAGATAAGAAAGGAAATGGACGAAGCAGTACACGGCTCTTCTCATTTACAAAG tGATTTTGATCAAGACGAATATGTTTCTTTAGAGACACCAGTACAGGTACAACCAGCACACACGTACCGGGAACCAGAcaaaaaacaagttaaaaagtcgaaaaataatgaaaaaaagaaaaaggaaaaggaaaataaACCAAATGAAAAGGACAATAAAtcaaacgaaaaagacaaaaatgaaaacacaGCTACAGCAGGCAGGCGTCCTCCTCCATCGCCTCCAGAAGACG ACGATGAAGACGACTTAAGTGACTATGATACGATACCAGAGGAGGCTTTAGTTAGTCGAGCTCTGCCAG CTGTTCCACCCAATGTACCAAAAGAAAGAACACCTCGTCTTGTTGAACCAATCAAACCAAAGGTGCCACAGAAACCACAGTCAAATATTAAG aAATTAAGATATTCTAGATCTGAGTTTGAATTTAATAGCAGTGACAGAACTCAGGTTGAAGG aatatTGGATGAAATGTCAGTTGGAACTTTTCTTGTTCGGAAATCACGACAAGACAATCAAGAG GTGCTGTCTGTAAAAACAGATGATGGAATAAAggaatacaaaatatacaataag CAACGTGGACTTAGCATTGACAACAAAGAACAGTGGTTCAGTTCAACAGAGGAATTGCTTGACCATTATTCACAAAAAGATATTCCTAACAGGGTTATGACTTTGTCGAGAGCATATAGTACCACAGAAGACAACGATCATTTATAA
- the LOC139521099 gene encoding uncharacterized protein isoform X2 yields the protein MEEEEEDRITEPRFTIGRQRFVVLCEGCMYLYKDEYATSPLKAFSLADFTRIQRFQDNDRRTRMKFQLVPLNESSPQKFLTFCSSTDEERKVWFQKIRKEMDEAVHGSSHLQSDFDQDEYVSLETPVQVQPAHTYREPDKKQVKKSKNNEKKKKEKENKPNEKDNKSNEKDKNENTATAGRRPPPSPPEDDDEDDLSDYDTIPEEALVSRALPAVPPNVPKERTPRLVEPIKPKVPQKPQSNIKKLRYSRSEFEFNSSDRTQVEGILDEMSVGTFLVRKSRQDNQEVLSVKTDDGIKEYKIYNKQRGLSIDNKEQWFSSTEELLDHYSQKDIPNRVMTLSRAYSTTEDNDHL from the exons ATGGAAGAGGAGGAAGAAGATAGAATAACAGAGCCTCGTTTTACTATAG GGAGACAGCGTTTTGTTGTTTTATGTGAAGGATGCATGTATTTATACAAAGACGAATATGCCACATCACCTCTTAAAGCCTTTTCTTTAGCAGACTTTACAAG GATCCAAAGGTTTCAAGACAACGACAGAAGAACAAGGATGAAGTTTCAACTCGTACCATTGAACGAGAGCTCACCTCAGAAATTCTTAACATTTTGCTCCTCAACTGATGAAGAAAGAAAG GTTTGGTTCCAAAAGATAAGAAAGGAAATGGACGAAGCAGTACACGGCTCTTCTCATTTACAAAG tGATTTTGATCAAGACGAATATGTTTCTTTAGAGACACCAGTACAGGTACAACCAGCACACACGTACCGGGAACCAGAcaaaaaacaagttaaaaagtcgaaaaataatgaaaaaaagaaaaaggaaaaggaaaataaACCAAATGAAAAGGACAATAAAtcaaacgaaaaagacaaaaatgaaaacacaGCTACAGCAGGCAGGCGTCCTCCTCCATCGCCTCCAGAAGACG ACGATGAAGACGACTTAAGTGACTATGATACGATACCAGAGGAGGCTTTAGTTAGTCGAGCTCTGCCAG CTGTTCCACCCAATGTACCAAAAGAAAGAACACCTCGTCTTGTTGAACCAATCAAACCAAAGGTGCCACAGAAACCACAGTCAAATATTAAG aAATTAAGATATTCTAGATCTGAGTTTGAATTTAATAGCAGTGACAGAACTCAGGTTGAAGG aatatTGGATGAAATGTCAGTTGGAACTTTTCTTGTTCGGAAATCACGACAAGACAATCAAGAG GTGCTGTCTGTAAAAACAGATGATGGAATAAAggaatacaaaatatacaataag CAACGTGGACTTAGCATTGACAACAAAGAACAGTGGTTCAGTTCAACAGAGGAATTGCTTGACCATTATTCACAAAAAGATATTCCTAACAGGGTTATGACTTTGTCGAGAGCATATAGTACCACAGAAGACAACGATCATTTATAA